The following proteins are encoded in a genomic region of Sorangiineae bacterium MSr12523:
- a CDS encoding acyl-CoA desaturase, producing the protein MNAAANRLPVNLDDADIEAVGRELDAIQHEIKSSLGEADRRYIWRLIKLQRSLALVSRLIIFASLGFLPRWGHVLSGWLPFAIVMAIGTFGLGLAKILENMEIGHNVIHGQWDWMHDPEVHSSTWEWDNVCPADQWKHSHNVVHHTWTNVLGKDRDVGYEIMRVTPEQPWHPVFLLQPIFNLLLALLFEWGVALHDLDIHAMRRRRGLVDEDRRILAGIGKKAARQVMKDYVLWPLLAGPFFLYVLGANVVANLMRNLWAYMIIFCGHFPEGVHVFHEAQIENETRGRWYVRQLLGSCNIEGGKVFHVLSGNLSHQIEHHLFPDMPSHRYPQVAPRVRALCARYGIPYNTGSLTRQFGTTTAKILRLSFPGNHDRAESDYRAAGVHH; encoded by the coding sequence ATGAATGCTGCTGCCAACCGACTCCCCGTCAACCTCGACGATGCGGACATCGAAGCGGTGGGCCGCGAGCTCGACGCCATTCAACACGAGATCAAATCGAGCCTCGGGGAAGCCGATCGGCGCTACATTTGGCGACTGATCAAGCTTCAACGGAGCCTGGCGCTGGTTTCGCGCCTGATCATCTTCGCGAGCCTCGGATTCCTGCCGCGTTGGGGGCATGTCTTGTCCGGATGGCTGCCGTTTGCCATCGTCATGGCCATCGGCACATTCGGGCTCGGCTTGGCGAAGATTCTCGAGAACATGGAGATTGGCCACAACGTGATCCACGGCCAATGGGATTGGATGCACGATCCCGAAGTCCATTCGAGCACATGGGAGTGGGACAACGTTTGTCCGGCGGACCAGTGGAAGCACTCGCACAACGTGGTTCACCACACGTGGACCAACGTCCTTGGCAAGGATCGCGACGTCGGTTACGAGATTATGCGCGTCACGCCGGAGCAGCCCTGGCACCCCGTGTTCCTGCTTCAACCGATTTTCAATCTCTTGCTCGCGCTTCTCTTCGAATGGGGTGTGGCCCTTCACGATCTGGATATCCATGCCATGCGGCGACGCCGCGGCCTGGTGGACGAAGACCGCCGGATCCTTGCCGGTATTGGCAAAAAGGCCGCCCGGCAGGTCATGAAGGATTACGTGTTGTGGCCGCTGCTCGCGGGGCCCTTCTTCCTTTACGTGCTCGGCGCCAATGTCGTGGCCAACTTGATGCGCAACCTGTGGGCGTACATGATCATCTTTTGCGGGCACTTTCCCGAAGGCGTGCACGTCTTCCACGAGGCGCAAATCGAGAACGAGACGCGCGGGCGATGGTACGTGCGGCAGCTTCTCGGCTCGTGCAACATCGAGGGTGGCAAGGTGTTCCATGTCCTGAGCGGCAACCTGAGTCATCAGATCGAGCACCATCTCTTCCCGGACATGCCCAGCCATCGCTACCCGCAGGTCGCGCCGCGGGTGCGGGCCCTTTGCGCGCGGTATGGAATTCCGTACAACACGGGCTCGCTGACGCGCCAATTCGGTACGACCACCGCCAAAATTCTGCGACTCTCTTTCCCTGGAAACCATGACCGAGCCGAATCCGACTACCGAGCCGCCGGCGTACACCATTGA
- a CDS encoding serine/threonine protein kinase — MMPQRKMASQTWESERALVRVGTAVQKYRIRRLIGVGGMAAVYEATHLNGHRVAMKFLLERHVGDADMQHLFRREAYVANKVEHPGAIPVLDNDVDEAGCPFLVMPLLEGETLRKRWDRTKRHLPLAEVVVFMADALDVLASAHARGIVHRDIKPDNLFLTTEGEVHVLDFGIARAIELDISVTATGRAFGTPGFMPPEQARGEREAIGAHSDCWAVGATMFALLTGEFVHEADNAQAQLMAAATKPARSVAELAKEVPQALAHVVDKALAFEPKSRFANAGQMREQLLHAVDEALGEPFAVLVERIRGELAADSSPDSRELHELATTAKPARNSIRQARARALLGTLPHASTALPTASPTRPKSSRFVRSALGIAAAVVAMVAGLSLMRERRPDVVPPIPSVAVSVSVAPPSSLSVTSSSSSGTSPSARMEPDDAGVSSARPRPKRQRPAPAASASSLRYGDLYEE, encoded by the coding sequence ATGATGCCCCAACGGAAGATGGCGTCGCAGACGTGGGAATCGGAACGCGCGTTGGTCCGAGTGGGCACCGCGGTTCAGAAGTACCGCATCCGGCGCCTCATCGGGGTGGGGGGCATGGCTGCGGTGTACGAGGCCACGCACCTCAACGGACACCGCGTGGCGATGAAGTTTCTCCTGGAGCGCCACGTCGGCGATGCCGACATGCAGCATCTTTTCCGGCGCGAGGCCTACGTCGCCAACAAGGTCGAGCACCCGGGCGCCATCCCCGTGCTCGACAACGACGTGGACGAGGCGGGGTGCCCGTTCCTGGTCATGCCCCTTTTGGAGGGCGAGACCCTGCGCAAACGGTGGGACCGCACCAAGCGGCACTTGCCTTTGGCCGAGGTGGTCGTCTTCATGGCGGACGCGCTCGATGTTCTGGCGAGCGCACACGCCCGCGGAATCGTGCACCGCGACATCAAGCCGGACAATCTGTTCCTCACGACGGAGGGCGAGGTGCACGTGCTCGATTTCGGCATCGCGCGCGCCATCGAGCTCGATATCAGCGTGACCGCCACGGGGCGCGCATTCGGGACACCGGGGTTCATGCCACCGGAGCAGGCGAGGGGCGAACGCGAAGCCATTGGCGCGCATAGCGACTGTTGGGCCGTGGGGGCGACGATGTTCGCGTTGCTCACGGGCGAGTTCGTGCACGAGGCGGACAATGCGCAGGCGCAGCTGATGGCCGCGGCCACGAAGCCGGCGCGCTCCGTCGCGGAGTTGGCGAAAGAGGTGCCGCAGGCCTTGGCACACGTGGTCGACAAGGCCCTGGCCTTCGAGCCGAAGTCGCGATTCGCCAATGCGGGGCAAATGCGCGAGCAGCTTTTGCACGCCGTCGACGAGGCGCTCGGCGAGCCATTTGCGGTACTCGTCGAGCGGATTCGCGGGGAGCTGGCCGCCGATTCGAGCCCCGACAGCCGCGAGCTGCACGAACTGGCGACCACGGCGAAGCCGGCGCGCAACAGCATTCGCCAGGCACGCGCCCGCGCGCTGCTCGGTACTTTGCCGCATGCATCGACGGCATTGCCGACGGCGTCGCCGACCCGCCCGAAGTCGTCGCGCTTCGTGCGATCGGCGCTGGGGATTGCCGCCGCCGTCGTTGCCATGGTCGCGGGCTTGTCCCTCATGCGCGAGCGACGTCCGGACGTGGTGCCGCCGATTCCGAGTGTCGCGGTCTCCGTCTCGGTGGCCCCGCCGTCGTCGTTGTCGGTGACGTCGTCGTCCTCGTCGGGGACTTCGCCTTCTGCGCGAATGGAACCCGACGATGCCGGCGTATCTTCGGCGCGACCTAGACCCAAGAGGCAACGGCCGGCACCGGCTGCGTCCGCGTCGAGCCTTCGTTACGGAGACTTGTACGAGGAATGA
- a CDS encoding MerR family transcriptional regulator, whose product MTEPNPTTEPPAYTIDELAALTRVPSRTIRFYQSRGALMAPEIRGRVAYYGPAHIERLKLIAQLQDRGLRVDAIRDFVKTIERGELDLAEWLGIERQMQAPWAHDQPRTVTEAELYELAGSQRAGLIADLCRVGIVERRGDVYLVASPALLSVAMRLEGVGIDLDTAGGASAILRKHLGRAVNDLVDYFVSRAKDGHVDASNPEKLFEAFRISGIESVRLLFGREMEQALRKLLASGKITTLSVRAKKRKKG is encoded by the coding sequence ATGACCGAGCCGAATCCGACTACCGAGCCGCCGGCGTACACCATTGACGAGCTCGCGGCGCTCACCCGCGTCCCCAGCCGCACGATACGCTTTTATCAATCGCGCGGGGCCCTCATGGCCCCCGAGATTCGCGGGCGCGTCGCCTACTACGGGCCCGCGCACATCGAACGGCTCAAGCTCATTGCGCAGCTTCAAGACCGCGGATTGCGCGTCGATGCCATTCGTGACTTCGTGAAGACCATCGAGCGCGGCGAGCTCGATCTGGCCGAGTGGCTCGGCATCGAGCGCCAGATGCAGGCCCCTTGGGCGCACGATCAGCCGCGCACGGTGACCGAGGCGGAGCTTTACGAACTCGCGGGCTCGCAGCGAGCCGGCCTCATTGCCGATCTCTGTCGCGTCGGCATCGTCGAGCGGCGCGGCGACGTCTACCTCGTGGCCAGCCCCGCGCTCCTCTCCGTGGCCATGCGCCTCGAGGGCGTGGGCATCGATCTGGATACCGCCGGCGGCGCCTCGGCCATCCTTCGCAAGCACCTGGGCCGCGCCGTCAACGACCTGGTCGACTACTTCGTCTCCCGCGCAAAAGACGGCCACGTCGATGCCTCCAATCCGGAAAAGCTCTTCGAGGCATTCCGCATCAGCGGCATCGAATCCGTGCGCCTCCTCTTCGGCCGCGAAATGGAGCAAGCCCTGCGCAAACTGCTCGCATCGGGCAAGATCACCACACTCTCGGTCCGCGCCAAGAAGCGAAAAAAGGGTTAG
- the smpB gene encoding SsrA-binding protein SmpB, which translates to MSRRNDSQKYIAQNRAATFHYDISERFEAGIVLRGSEVKSLREGRATLSEAYAAVEQGEVWLRQMHIASFFAARAFPHAERGARKLLLHAREIRHLERAVSREGYTLVPLNLYFKEGWVKVTLGLGRGKKAHDKRAVLAEKTEAREALEELRARRDGSRK; encoded by the coding sequence ATGAGCCGCCGCAACGATTCTCAGAAGTACATTGCACAGAATCGCGCGGCGACCTTCCATTACGACATATCGGAGCGGTTCGAGGCGGGCATCGTGTTGCGCGGCAGCGAGGTGAAGTCGCTGCGCGAAGGTCGCGCCACATTGAGCGAAGCCTACGCCGCCGTGGAGCAGGGCGAGGTGTGGCTGCGGCAGATGCATATTGCATCCTTCTTTGCCGCGCGCGCGTTTCCGCATGCGGAGAGGGGAGCCCGCAAACTGCTCTTGCACGCCAGGGAGATCCGTCACCTCGAGCGCGCCGTTTCGCGGGAAGGCTATACGCTGGTGCCGCTCAATCTGTATTTCAAAGAGGGATGGGTGAAGGTCACCCTGGGACTGGGCCGCGGCAAGAAGGCGCACGACAAGCGTGCCGTGCTCGCTGAAAAGACCGAGGCCCGTGAGGCCCTCGAAGAGCTCCGCGCTCGCCGCGACGGTTCCCGAAAGTAA
- a CDS encoding M48 family metallopeptidase — MKGMGQRWSWAVVVWTLSVALLGVVPRARADAASDAAFEKKVLDDIRAENPDAVPVFTEAMAASKRRDLPAAIAAMGRVVQLAPKSDHAHRRLCNFQMAADQDASGLSHCRRALELRDAPENHSALASALVEAKGATKLDIDSALDHASRGLKDRAGDRHAIASMLGVQMAARNEARIKQYLAQLDNAAGDDPDFHAMAAGIHTALGEMDAARDQLQKAKALGLSEERSKELSSFIDEREHSGIGYYIKLIAWVFGLWAAGFAFLLGLGWLLSQSVLRAAERMSGQQGAPAPSWLRRVYRAVIWLTCIYFYASLPIVLVGVFVAAGAILFAIVAFGYIPIKLVLIIGLIALVSFAAVMKALWALVAPGKQKDPGEPLDLAAEPKLRALLREVADKVGTRMVDRVYLTTGTQLAVTERGGGWLQVRGKTERCLLVGAAVLEGMPIRAFKAILAHEYGHFKNEDTAGGGFALAMQRSLITMALSLARGGAANAMSPAWWFVRGFHLVFLRISHGASRLQEILADRWAALAYGSASFERGLRHVIERSVRFDAHANAALKEVLEKQVPLANFYAYAPEAAASETELADALDKALGRPASPYDSHPPPHQRIAWVNALAASGDPAQPDEEEGDAWTLFSDRTGIEERMTGVIRTSLANDGILLPPVPERA; from the coding sequence ATGAAGGGGATGGGACAACGTTGGTCGTGGGCCGTCGTGGTGTGGACCCTGTCCGTGGCTCTCTTGGGCGTGGTGCCGCGGGCGCGTGCCGACGCGGCGAGTGACGCGGCCTTCGAGAAAAAGGTGCTGGACGACATTCGGGCAGAGAACCCCGACGCAGTCCCGGTGTTCACGGAGGCCATGGCGGCGTCCAAGAGAAGAGACCTGCCCGCCGCCATCGCTGCGATGGGGCGCGTCGTTCAATTGGCGCCCAAGAGCGACCATGCGCATCGGCGATTGTGCAACTTCCAAATGGCGGCCGATCAGGATGCATCGGGCCTCAGCCACTGCCGTCGTGCTTTGGAATTGCGCGATGCGCCGGAGAATCATTCCGCACTGGCGAGCGCGCTCGTCGAAGCGAAGGGGGCGACGAAACTCGATATCGACAGTGCCCTCGACCACGCCTCCCGCGGTTTGAAGGATCGCGCGGGCGACCGCCATGCGATTGCCTCGATGCTTGGAGTCCAGATGGCCGCGCGGAACGAGGCTCGGATCAAACAGTACCTCGCGCAGCTCGACAATGCCGCCGGCGACGATCCGGACTTCCATGCCATGGCTGCAGGCATTCACACCGCGCTGGGTGAGATGGATGCGGCACGTGACCAACTGCAGAAAGCGAAAGCACTTGGCCTTTCCGAGGAGCGCTCCAAGGAGCTGAGTTCCTTCATCGACGAGCGCGAGCACTCTGGCATTGGCTATTACATCAAGCTCATTGCCTGGGTATTCGGCCTCTGGGCAGCCGGTTTCGCCTTTCTCCTGGGCCTCGGCTGGCTTCTGAGCCAATCGGTGTTGCGCGCGGCCGAGCGCATGTCCGGCCAGCAGGGCGCTCCGGCGCCTTCTTGGCTCCGGCGCGTATATCGCGCGGTGATTTGGCTCACGTGCATCTATTTCTATGCCTCGCTCCCCATCGTGCTCGTGGGTGTCTTCGTGGCGGCGGGGGCGATTCTCTTCGCCATCGTGGCGTTTGGATACATTCCCATCAAGTTGGTACTCATCATCGGTTTGATCGCCCTGGTCAGCTTTGCTGCGGTGATGAAAGCGCTATGGGCTCTCGTCGCGCCGGGCAAGCAGAAAGACCCCGGCGAGCCGCTCGATCTGGCGGCGGAACCAAAGTTGAGGGCCCTGTTGCGGGAGGTGGCCGACAAGGTCGGAACGCGCATGGTCGATCGCGTATATTTGACCACCGGCACCCAGCTGGCGGTGACCGAGCGTGGTGGCGGTTGGCTCCAAGTGAGGGGCAAGACCGAGCGATGCCTCCTCGTGGGGGCTGCGGTGCTCGAAGGAATGCCCATTCGCGCCTTCAAAGCGATCCTCGCGCACGAGTATGGGCATTTCAAAAATGAGGATACGGCGGGCGGTGGCTTTGCCTTGGCGATGCAGCGCTCGTTGATCACCATGGCGCTGTCCCTCGCGCGCGGCGGGGCGGCGAATGCGATGAGCCCCGCGTGGTGGTTCGTTCGCGGCTTCCACCTCGTCTTCTTGCGCATCTCGCACGGAGCATCGCGCCTGCAGGAAATCCTGGCGGACCGCTGGGCGGCCCTGGCCTATGGCTCCGCGTCGTTCGAACGAGGGCTGCGCCATGTCATCGAGCGTTCCGTGCGCTTCGACGCCCACGCGAATGCCGCGCTGAAGGAGGTTCTCGAGAAGCAGGTTCCCTTGGCGAATTTCTACGCGTACGCGCCCGAGGCTGCGGCCTCGGAGACCGAGCTGGCCGACGCGCTGGACAAAGCGCTCGGGCGCCCCGCCTCGCCGTACGACAGCCACCCGCCCCCGCACCAGCGGATCGCCTGGGTGAATGCCTTGGCGGCCTCCGGCGATCCCGCCCAGCCCGACGAAGAAGAGGGCGACGCGTGGACCCTGTTCAGCGACCGCACGGGCATCGAGGAGCGAATGACCGGAGTGATTCGAACGAGCCTCGCAAACGACGGAATCTTGCTTCCGCCCGTGCCTGAGCGCGCTTAG
- a CDS encoding DUF1565 domain-containing protein: MRAATASSLIGLGASAFFLLALGGCPPSFYEPCRGLECGLDDGGGEVGDEVRPDVPPTPKPPKIDEVVVDGNPSRTIRQGFGGDPTNGTTVVHLTGERLDEVTDVTIGNGANALKGVITEQTPRALSFTVKVIHGAPLGQQAVNVTAPSGSAMSEPVFVISRITASPTGTDSLERGSATGGTDAQPLRSMGKAITFAAAGDTVFLKNGTYDVANGETKVPPGVTLQGESQGGTLLKWNRNGGGLVVTGNGHIESLGMIGAGITASGAVLIKDVTISEAYYGLDLQPGVTVDSVDVSEATVAINITGENGTLTLNNSRVHNNRSGIDAQISDATLVVTNTKVYYNCPGTLNRIDGGIIVKGPAILTNVDIHDNRCSGITMDSQLTGPLVITGGTFVANFPNSIALNSPGKTKIRAASFGYHEREVIGISSEADLDLGTPEDPGNNLFARCDGCDTILNWRAADGVNPITVTGNKWNQAADEGEQPPFGCSNTDEPKGTSAPPRTWHIAAPGTCNPIKGNVMVNVPPP, from the coding sequence ATGCGCGCCGCCACTGCTTCTTCGCTGATTGGATTGGGGGCTTCGGCCTTCTTTCTTCTGGCCTTGGGCGGTTGTCCTCCGTCGTTCTACGAACCTTGTCGGGGACTCGAGTGCGGACTCGATGACGGCGGTGGTGAAGTGGGCGATGAAGTGCGGCCGGATGTTCCTCCCACGCCCAAGCCGCCCAAGATTGACGAGGTCGTGGTGGACGGCAATCCGTCGCGGACGATACGCCAAGGTTTCGGCGGCGATCCGACCAACGGCACCACGGTCGTGCACCTAACCGGCGAGCGCTTGGATGAAGTCACCGACGTGACGATCGGCAATGGTGCGAATGCTTTGAAAGGTGTCATCACGGAGCAAACACCGAGAGCGCTCTCGTTCACCGTGAAAGTGATTCACGGCGCGCCTCTCGGGCAGCAAGCCGTAAATGTTACCGCGCCGTCAGGCTCGGCGATGTCGGAGCCTGTCTTCGTCATCTCACGCATCACGGCATCCCCTACGGGCACCGACTCGCTCGAACGGGGCTCGGCCACGGGGGGGACGGACGCGCAACCCCTTCGATCCATGGGCAAAGCCATCACGTTCGCCGCGGCGGGCGATACGGTGTTTCTCAAGAATGGCACTTACGACGTCGCGAATGGCGAAACGAAGGTCCCTCCGGGCGTTACGCTTCAGGGCGAGAGCCAGGGTGGGACACTGCTCAAGTGGAACAGGAACGGAGGTGGCCTCGTGGTAACGGGAAACGGCCACATTGAATCCCTAGGGATGATTGGGGCGGGAATCACCGCAAGCGGGGCGGTCCTCATCAAGGATGTCACAATTAGCGAGGCGTACTACGGCTTGGACTTACAGCCGGGCGTCACGGTGGATTCCGTTGATGTCTCCGAAGCTACAGTAGCAATCAACATTACAGGGGAAAACGGTACGCTTACATTGAACAATAGTCGTGTGCACAACAATCGTTCAGGTATTGACGCGCAGATCTCAGACGCGACTCTCGTCGTGACGAACACGAAAGTCTATTATAATTGCCCCGGAACTCTCAATAGGATCGACGGTGGCATCATCGTGAAGGGGCCCGCCATATTAACGAACGTCGATATCCACGACAACCGATGTTCCGGAATAACCATGGACAGCCAGTTGACGGGGCCGCTCGTCATCACGGGTGGGACGTTTGTTGCGAATTTCCCGAACTCAATCGCTCTCAATTCCCCTGGTAAAACGAAAATTCGTGCCGCATCGTTTGGATATCATGAGCGCGAAGTGATTGGCATTTCTTCGGAGGCCGATCTGGACCTCGGAACGCCGGAGGATCCAGGAAACAATCTGTTTGCGCGATGCGATGGCTGCGATACCATTCTTAATTGGCGCGCCGCCGACGGCGTGAATCCTATCACCGTGACTGGGAATAAGTGGAATCAGGCCGCAGACGAAGGGGAGCAGCCACCCTTTGGCTGCTCGAATACGGACGAGCCCAAAGGAACATCTGCTCCGCCACGTACCTGGCACATCGCAGCGCCAGGTACGTGCAACCCAATCAAGGGCAATGTGATGGTCAATGTACCTCCGCCGTGA
- a CDS encoding ferredoxin reductase, translating to MLQRISDVVGLMATPLRPSHYLELVQPLWSTHRLQARVESVWDETSDTRTLTLRPGHGFRRHRAGQHVRVGVSVGGRQMTRTYSISSSPDRSDGRFTITVKHAGRVSGFLARDVRPGHLLSIGLPQGDFHLPDAAPVRPLFITAGSGITPVMSMLRTFVLRWHMPDTSHVHYAPHAHDVIFGRELEGIAAKLPNYRFHPMFTRDGHGPRHFSEAQLEELCPDWRERDVWACGPQSLLDDVTACFERAGRARYLHIERFTAPLARLPANLTGGTVLFRRSGVEVRADGKKALLRVAEDASIAAPHGCRMGVCHTCDATMVSGCVRDLRTGLEVNEPGSRIQLCVCAAAGNVEIEL from the coding sequence GTGTTGCAGCGAATCTCCGACGTCGTGGGACTCATGGCCACGCCGTTGCGCCCCTCCCATTACCTGGAGCTCGTTCAACCGCTCTGGAGCACGCATCGCCTGCAGGCGCGCGTCGAGAGCGTGTGGGACGAAACGAGTGACACGCGCACGCTCACGTTGCGCCCGGGCCACGGCTTTCGCCGTCATCGCGCTGGGCAGCACGTGCGGGTCGGCGTGTCCGTCGGCGGCAGGCAGATGACGCGCACGTATTCCATTTCGTCGTCGCCCGATCGGAGCGACGGCCGCTTCACCATCACCGTGAAGCACGCAGGGCGAGTGTCCGGCTTCCTCGCGCGCGATGTTCGCCCGGGGCATCTCTTGTCCATTGGGCTTCCGCAAGGCGATTTCCACCTTCCCGATGCGGCGCCGGTTCGCCCGTTGTTCATCACCGCGGGCAGCGGCATCACGCCGGTCATGAGCATGTTGCGCACCTTCGTCCTGCGGTGGCACATGCCCGATACGTCGCACGTGCACTATGCACCGCACGCGCACGACGTCATCTTCGGCCGCGAGCTCGAGGGCATTGCCGCGAAGCTCCCGAATTACCGCTTTCATCCCATGTTCACGCGCGACGGCCATGGCCCGCGCCATTTCTCCGAGGCCCAGCTCGAGGAGCTCTGCCCCGATTGGCGTGAGCGCGATGTGTGGGCTTGCGGCCCGCAAAGCTTGCTCGACGACGTGACCGCATGCTTCGAGCGCGCGGGGCGGGCGCGCTATCTCCATATCGAGCGATTCACCGCGCCGCTCGCACGGCTTCCCGCGAACCTCACCGGCGGAACGGTGCTCTTTCGCCGCAGCGGCGTCGAGGTGCGCGCCGACGGCAAAAAAGCGCTGCTCCGCGTCGCCGAAGATGCCTCCATCGCGGCACCGCACGGCTGCCGCATGGGCGTCTGCCACACGTGCGATGCGACGATGGTCTCGGGCTGCGTGCGCGACCTTCGAACCGGTCTGGAAGTCAACGAACCTGGCTCGCGCATTCAATTGTGCGTGTGCGCGGCCGCTGGAAACGTGGAGATCGAGCTATGA
- a CDS encoding DMT family transporter → MDRGIARGVAAASVAQWILGSSAAVSALLVAYPVFGGQAIRYALAALILFGICRFRGLSFVPLRGFDLVRLVLLAATGLVGFNVCIQLALRYTAPTTLGTIIGCTPVVLALVTPLLARKPPSLRLLGAGAVVSVGAGIAQGFGGGHPLGFLFSAGALAGEVLFSLLAVSLLPKLGPLRLSTYLCVLAVPMFAIIGIAVDGSNVLRMPTNAELFALTYLTLILSALGFLVWYSALERLGAARTGLFCGLAPVAAAATSAMLGTGRPGPAEIAGTLLVAIGVVYGIGAG, encoded by the coding sequence ATGGATCGAGGCATCGCGCGGGGGGTAGCAGCCGCATCGGTGGCACAATGGATCTTGGGCAGCTCGGCGGCCGTGTCGGCACTTCTCGTGGCCTATCCGGTCTTCGGCGGACAGGCGATTCGCTATGCGTTGGCGGCGCTCATTCTATTCGGCATTTGCCGCTTTCGCGGGCTCTCGTTCGTGCCGCTCCGCGGGTTCGATCTCGTGCGGCTCGTGCTCTTGGCGGCGACGGGGCTCGTTGGATTCAATGTTTGCATTCAGCTCGCCCTTCGTTACACGGCGCCGACGACCTTGGGCACCATCATTGGATGCACGCCGGTGGTTCTCGCACTGGTGACGCCGCTGCTTGCGCGCAAGCCTCCGAGCCTGCGGTTGCTCGGGGCAGGGGCCGTCGTGTCGGTGGGGGCCGGCATTGCGCAGGGCTTTGGCGGTGGGCACCCGCTCGGTTTTCTCTTCTCCGCCGGTGCGCTGGCGGGCGAGGTGCTCTTTTCGCTTCTTGCGGTGAGCCTTCTTCCCAAGTTGGGCCCTCTGCGTCTGTCGACGTACTTGTGCGTGCTGGCGGTGCCCATGTTCGCCATCATCGGGATTGCCGTGGATGGGTCGAACGTGCTGCGCATGCCCACGAACGCCGAGCTCTTTGCCCTCACGTACCTGACGCTCATCCTCAGCGCGCTCGGATTTCTCGTTTGGTATTCGGCCCTCGAGCGACTCGGGGCTGCACGCACGGGCCTCTTCTGCGGGCTCGCGCCCGTGGCCGCGGCCGCCACGTCGGCGATGCTCGGCACCGGCCGCCCCGGCCCCGCGGAGATCGCGGGCACCCTTCTGGTGGCGATTGGGGTCGTCTACGGGATTGGCGCGGGATAA
- a CDS encoding PLP-dependent aminotransferase family protein: MDLPIILDARSGRLAVQVTVSLRDAIRQQRLAVGARLPSTRALATDLGVSRGVIVEAYEQLTAEGYLETRRGSGTRVACKSSTESVSRRRKVAPNVGGGWEPDRAIPFRYDFRFSTPDLSTFPRGRWLWAIRHALATVAHADLGYINPCGVLALREEITSYLRRVNAAVCDVEEVAIVAGVAQSFVVALRLLSRRGCKRLAVEDPSGYRSRGLLENCAYSLIGVPVDEEGIRVDMLDRTDADVVLVTPAHQFPTGVVLSPRRRAELVQWARRRNTFILEDNYDAEFRYDREPVGCIQGLAPDRVFLAGSVSKSLAPALRLGWLVVPKGPYSDECCAERSFLDLGSPVLDQYALAHLLATGTYDRHLRAVRRRYRARRDALVGALQQYLPSWRIHGIAAGLHLYVELPEGTDARDIADRAAHASIGLEPIDSMRLAHPSPPGLVLGYARLSEEELSTAIKSLARHVAKTK; encoded by the coding sequence ATGGACCTTCCCATCATCCTCGACGCGCGCTCGGGCCGCCTCGCGGTGCAAGTCACGGTTTCCCTGCGCGATGCCATTCGTCAGCAACGCCTCGCGGTGGGCGCACGCCTTCCCTCGACGCGCGCACTCGCGACCGATCTCGGTGTGTCGCGCGGGGTGATCGTGGAAGCGTACGAACAGCTCACCGCGGAGGGCTACCTCGAGACGCGTCGAGGCTCCGGCACGCGCGTCGCGTGCAAGTCGTCGACGGAGTCCGTCTCGAGGCGCCGCAAGGTCGCTCCCAACGTGGGCGGGGGTTGGGAACCGGATCGGGCGATCCCCTTTCGCTACGATTTCCGATTCAGCACCCCCGACTTGAGCACGTTTCCGCGCGGCCGATGGCTATGGGCCATTCGCCACGCACTGGCCACCGTGGCGCATGCCGACCTGGGATACATCAATCCATGCGGCGTGCTTGCCCTGCGGGAAGAGATCACGTCGTATTTGCGACGGGTGAACGCCGCAGTGTGCGACGTCGAAGAGGTGGCCATCGTGGCAGGCGTGGCGCAATCGTTCGTCGTAGCGCTCCGTTTATTGTCGCGCCGCGGCTGCAAGCGACTCGCGGTCGAGGATCCGAGCGGATATCGCTCGCGGGGGCTATTGGAGAATTGCGCCTATTCGCTCATTGGCGTACCCGTCGACGAAGAGGGCATTCGGGTCGATATGCTCGATCGCACCGACGCCGACGTGGTCCTCGTCACCCCGGCGCACCAATTCCCCACGGGCGTCGTACTCTCGCCGCGCCGCCGGGCAGAACTCGTTCAATGGGCGCGCCGCCGCAACACGTTCATCCTCGAGGACAATTACGACGCCGAGTTTCGATACGACCGCGAACCCGTCGGCTGCATTCAGGGCCTCGCCCCCGATCGCGTATTCCTCGCCGGCTCCGTGAGCAAATCCCTGGCGCCCGCCCTACGCCTCGGTTGGCTCGTCGTTCCAAAAGGTCCCTACTCCGATGAATGCTGCGCCGAGCGAAGCTTTCTTGATTTAGGCTCACCCGTTCTCGATCAATACGCACTGGCGCACTTGCTCGCGACAGGCACGTACGACCGCCATTTGCGCGCGGTGCGTCGTCGCTACCGAGCTCGTCGCGATGCGTTGGTCGGGGCGCTGCAGCAATACCTGCCATCCTGGCGCATTCACGGTATTGCAGCCGGGTTGCATTTGTATGTCGAGTTGCCAGAAGGCACCGACGCGCGCGACATTGCCGATCGCGCCGCACACGCCAGCATTGGCCTCGAGCCCATTGATTCGATGCGCCTTGCACATCCAAGTCCGCCAGGTTTGGTCTTGGGATATGCGCGGCTGTCGGAGGAAGAACTCTCCACTGCGATAAAATCGTTGGCGCGCCACGTCGCAAAGACGAAATAG